A section of the Deinococcus taeanensis genome encodes:
- a CDS encoding phosphoribosylanthranilate isomerase, with protein sequence MSGVRVKVCGTTSVRDAVLSAEAGADALGFIFAPVSRRLVTPQVAREAGLSVGPAVARVGVFLNQGLDEVLRLSEEARVSAVQLHGNLPGLYVTRVAAYYPVLRVVRPVELADAADMWHGHPGVTLMLDAPEPGGGIPLDWSALRPQFPRGAWLAGGLGPENVAQAMQALAPAGVDAVSRLEAGPGVKDPRAVREFVQVARLNAQSFPQ encoded by the coding sequence GTGAGTGGCGTGCGGGTGAAGGTGTGCGGGACGACCAGCGTACGGGACGCGGTGCTGAGTGCCGAGGCGGGCGCCGACGCCCTGGGGTTCATCTTTGCGCCGGTCAGCCGGCGGCTCGTGACGCCCCAGGTGGCGCGCGAGGCGGGCCTGAGTGTGGGCCCCGCTGTGGCGCGGGTGGGCGTGTTTCTGAACCAGGGCCTGGACGAGGTGCTGCGCCTGTCCGAGGAGGCCCGCGTGAGTGCCGTGCAGCTGCACGGGAACCTGCCGGGACTTTACGTAACCCGGGTGGCCGCGTATTATCCCGTTCTGCGTGTCGTGCGCCCGGTTGAATTAGCCGACGCGGCAGACATGTGGCACGGGCACCCTGGCGTTACCCTGATGCTGGACGCGCCTGAACCTGGCGGTGGAATTCCGCTGGACTGGAGCGCTCTGCGTCCTCAATTCCCCCGGGGCGCCTGGCTGGCAGGGGGGCTGGGACCAGAGAATGTGGCGCAGGCCATGCAGGCCCTGGCGCCAGCGGGGGTGGATGCCGTCAGCCGCCTGGAAGCTGGGCCAGGCGTCAAAGATCCGCGCGCGGTGCGCGAATTTGTGCAGGTGGCCCGCCTGAACGCACAGAGTTTTCCACAGTGA
- a CDS encoding metallophosphoesterase has protein sequence MTLLSDPPAIELPALALLLLLGAPGSGRAAFAARHFSADEVFDARHFPDGEALRAAVAARLAAGGLAVMIAPLARPVERAPWAALAREQDVRAAAVILDEPRAVLEARVGDRVPPGELAAQIAELRRTAGGLRAEGFRQAWLLRGETQITGVPVRRVPLRVDRRDLTGPFDLIGDVHGCLDELRALLRRLGYGLDGNAVSPPAGRTAVFLGDLVDRGPDSAGVLRLVMGMVASGAALCVPGNHDEKLARALSGKAVKALHGLDVTLEQVAAGGPAFQAQVRTFIEGLPSHLLLDGGRLVAAHGGLPAHYHGRTSGRARSFALYGDTTGERDDLGLPVRRDWAAGYAGEVLVVYGHTPHAAPRWVGNTVNIDTGCAFGGALTALRYPERDTLSVPARATYAPPPRPLP, from the coding sequence GTGACGCTGCTGAGTGACCCGCCCGCGATTGAGCTGCCGGCCCTGGCCCTGCTGCTGCTGCTGGGTGCGCCCGGGTCGGGGCGCGCGGCGTTCGCGGCGCGGCACTTCAGCGCCGACGAGGTGTTCGATGCGCGTCACTTCCCGGACGGGGAGGCGCTGCGGGCGGCCGTGGCGGCGCGCCTCGCGGCGGGCGGGCTGGCGGTGATGATCGCGCCGCTGGCGCGGCCTGTGGAGCGGGCGCCGTGGGCGGCCCTGGCGCGCGAGCAGGACGTCCGCGCCGCAGCGGTGATCCTGGACGAGCCGCGCGCCGTCCTGGAAGCCCGCGTGGGCGACCGGGTGCCGCCTGGGGAGCTGGCCGCGCAGATTGCCGAGCTGCGCCGAACGGCGGGCGGCCTGCGGGCTGAGGGGTTCCGGCAGGCGTGGCTGCTGCGCGGCGAGACGCAGATCACGGGGGTGCCGGTGCGGCGCGTGCCGCTGCGCGTGGACCGCCGGGATCTGACCGGCCCGTTCGACCTGATCGGCGACGTGCACGGCTGCCTGGATGAACTGCGGGCACTGCTGCGGCGCCTGGGCTACGGGCTGGACGGGAACGCAGTGAGCCCCCCTGCCGGCCGCACGGCCGTGTTCCTGGGCGATCTCGTGGACCGCGGCCCGGACAGCGCCGGGGTGCTGCGCCTGGTGATGGGCATGGTTGCGTCCGGCGCGGCGCTGTGCGTGCCAGGCAATCACGATGAGAAACTGGCCCGCGCCCTGTCCGGAAAGGCCGTGAAGGCGCTGCACGGCCTGGACGTGACCCTGGAGCAGGTCGCGGCCGGCGGCCCGGCGTTCCAGGCGCAGGTGCGGACGTTCATCGAGGGGCTTCCCTCGCACCTGCTGCTGGACGGCGGCCGTCTGGTGGCCGCGCACGGGGGGCTCCCGGCGCACTACCACGGGCGCACCAGCGGCCGCGCCCGCAGTTTCGCGCTGTACGGCGACACCACCGGCGAACGTGACGACCTGGGCCTTCCCGTGCGCCGCGACTGGGCGGCCGGGTATGCGGGCGAGGTGCTCGTCGTGTACGGGCACACGCCCCACGCCGCGCCCCGCTGGGTGGGCAACACGGTGAATATTGATACAGGCTGCGCGTTTGGGGGGGCCCTCACGGCCCTGCGGTACCCGGAACGTGACACGCTCAGCGTCCCGGCGCGCGCCACGTACGCCCCGCCTCCCCGCCCGCTGCCCTGA
- the priA gene encoding replication restart helicase PriA: MTPPAPPLPGSWLVVVNLPIAPCDFAPPHGHDGPVPLGCRVLVPWRGELTVGLVVGAGDGRGGHRLREAVHLLDAPACPWVPPATVRGLQGWAHDARIPAGLLWGDLLGTGWDVAYTHLVRAVPGSDLSAFARRVPGDRWTDASAFAPALLDAIREQGLLEERFTPTPRLLTVVAARAPDNVPPASRTTTILQATGEHTARLTPKQAHAAAWLARHGPCDSLSSWAKAAQVSPAVVTAVLNAGAAEYARVAAPPPDAWTWLRGHGPVPTYAAWATGASAAGVPLSPTQAGTLALRGWADTVQVPAPPPPLPDPAPSAALPDTPDRLPPDRVWRLHGGRAATRYALLAPRVTQLLTQGRGVLVLAPDHATLRRAWDALSGLAAPTGTRAALISGALSDAQREYTWDLLRRGEVQLVIGSGHALTAPLPDPALVIVLEEASDAHKLLSGSRAFLPDVAARLADEHGAALAFVGAAPAAESVPHAGAVLPPPRTRIHVVDYANPPEQPELGPLSGIHLKHSDMGYPLSHDLTRVLRQVGERGRQAALLAPRRGYSALLRCPGCDHTPQCRNCDVPLRFHQETRQLTCHQCGYHEAIPDRCDHCGERLWKARGPGTEWIAQEVQKLLPGLPVYRLDKDRQDDLSPLMRGESGVVVGTQLLLSQEAPPNLALIGVTLADTWLNVSDFRASERYHRLLRQLAEWHPTRAPMLVVQTFQADHPALKVMVDGRDTLAYPAAEERARAALGYPPHARLAQIEVSARDPHRAQAAAQDLASALHGAGATPQEVLGPAPSPVARLRGVYPYHLFLRARNDTRLGELLRVLDTRTWKARVRVDVNPRGGL; encoded by the coding sequence GTGACGCCGCCCGCTCCTCCCCTCCCCGGATCGTGGCTGGTGGTTGTGAACTTGCCCATCGCACCGTGCGATTTCGCGCCTCCCCATGGGCACGACGGTCCCGTTCCGCTCGGCTGCCGGGTCCTGGTTCCGTGGCGCGGCGAGCTTACCGTGGGACTCGTGGTGGGCGCCGGGGATGGCCGCGGCGGGCACCGCCTGCGCGAAGCGGTGCACCTTCTCGACGCCCCGGCGTGCCCCTGGGTGCCACCAGCCACGGTCCGTGGCCTGCAGGGCTGGGCCCATGACGCCCGCATTCCCGCCGGGCTGCTCTGGGGGGACCTGCTGGGCACCGGCTGGGACGTGGCCTACACGCACCTCGTGCGCGCCGTACCCGGCTCGGACCTGAGCGCCTTCGCGCGCCGCGTTCCCGGAGACCGCTGGACGGACGCCAGTGCCTTCGCGCCCGCTCTGCTGGACGCCATCCGCGAACAGGGCCTGCTCGAAGAGCGCTTCACGCCCACCCCCCGCCTTCTCACGGTCGTGGCCGCCCGCGCGCCCGACAACGTGCCCCCCGCCAGCCGCACGACCACCATCCTGCAGGCCACCGGGGAGCACACCGCGCGCCTCACCCCCAAACAGGCCCACGCCGCCGCGTGGCTCGCCCGGCACGGCCCGTGCGACTCCCTCAGCAGCTGGGCCAAAGCTGCCCAGGTGAGCCCCGCGGTCGTGACGGCCGTCCTGAACGCCGGCGCGGCCGAGTACGCCCGCGTGGCTGCCCCCCCACCTGACGCCTGGACGTGGCTGCGCGGGCACGGCCCGGTGCCCACCTACGCCGCGTGGGCCACCGGCGCCAGTGCCGCCGGCGTCCCCCTCTCCCCCACCCAGGCGGGCACGCTGGCCCTGCGCGGCTGGGCCGACACGGTTCAGGTGCCCGCCCCGCCGCCCCCACTGCCCGACCCGGCCCCATCCGCCGCTCTGCCGGACACGCCAGACCGCCTGCCGCCCGACCGCGTGTGGCGCCTGCACGGCGGCCGGGCCGCCACCCGCTACGCCCTGCTCGCTCCGCGCGTCACGCAGCTGCTCACGCAGGGCCGCGGCGTGCTGGTGCTCGCGCCGGACCACGCCACCCTGCGGCGCGCCTGGGACGCCCTGTCCGGCCTGGCCGCCCCGACCGGTACCCGCGCCGCACTCATCAGCGGCGCGCTCAGCGACGCGCAGCGCGAATACACCTGGGACCTCCTACGGCGCGGCGAGGTGCAGCTCGTGATCGGCAGCGGCCACGCCCTGACCGCTCCCCTCCCGGACCCGGCGCTCGTGATTGTGCTCGAAGAAGCGAGTGACGCCCACAAACTCCTCAGCGGCAGCCGCGCCTTCCTGCCGGACGTGGCCGCCCGCCTCGCCGACGAGCACGGCGCCGCCCTGGCCTTCGTGGGTGCCGCTCCGGCCGCCGAAAGCGTGCCCCACGCCGGCGCCGTCCTTCCCCCACCCCGCACCCGCATTCACGTCGTGGATTACGCCAACCCGCCCGAACAGCCTGAACTTGGCCCGCTGTCCGGCATTCACCTCAAGCACAGCGACATGGGGTATCCCCTCAGCCACGACCTGACCCGCGTGCTGCGGCAGGTCGGGGAACGCGGGCGGCAGGCTGCGCTGCTCGCCCCGCGGCGCGGGTACAGCGCCCTGCTGCGCTGCCCCGGCTGCGACCACACCCCGCAGTGCCGGAACTGCGACGTGCCCCTGCGGTTTCATCAGGAAACCCGGCAGCTCACCTGCCACCAGTGCGGGTACCACGAGGCCATCCCTGACCGCTGCGACCACTGCGGCGAGCGTCTCTGGAAAGCCCGCGGGCCCGGCACCGAATGGATCGCGCAGGAAGTGCAGAAACTCCTGCCCGGCCTGCCCGTCTACCGGCTCGACAAGGACCGCCAGGATGACCTGAGCCCCCTCATGCGCGGGGAGAGTGGCGTGGTCGTCGGCACGCAGCTTCTGCTCTCCCAGGAGGCCCCTCCGAACCTTGCGCTGATCGGGGTGACCCTCGCGGACACGTGGCTGAACGTCTCGGACTTCCGCGCCAGCGAACGCTACCACCGCCTGCTGCGCCAGCTGGCCGAATGGCACCCCACCCGCGCGCCCATGCTTGTCGTGCAGACCTTCCAGGCCGACCACCCGGCCCTGAAGGTCATGGTCGACGGCCGCGACACGCTCGCCTACCCCGCCGCGGAGGAACGTGCCCGCGCCGCCCTCGGGTACCCGCCCCACGCCCGCCTCGCGCAGATTGAAGTCAGTGCCCGCGATCCTCACCGCGCGCAGGCGGCCGCGCAGGATCTCGCCAGCGCCCTGCACGGCGCCGGCGCCACCCCCCAGGAAGTCCTGGGGCCCGCCCCCAGTCCTGTGGCGCGGCTGCGCGGCGTGTACCCGTACCACCTGTTTCTCCGCGCCCGCAACGACACCCGCCTGGGCGAACTGCTGCGCGTCCTGGACACCCGCACCTGGAAAGCCCGGGTCCGCGTGGACGTGAACCCCCGCGGCGGACTGTGA
- a CDS encoding tetratricopeptide repeat protein, with product MRSPGSRAALLTLTLLTPALQPDARAATPHSADGWYALARSHMQARQLQAAEQAFTQAAALNPTAANWRALADTRAALRHYDAAVQAYEQAAARARARGDTATARATDLIAARYRQEGEAYLLTPGAAPPACTPRPAKLEPESGILLGRYADEQAVTASGTLSVDPRLGTPLAVSFRYFTLRAPGQGEAFPTRWVSAARRAGQAVHIALEPGMPLRQVTEQTLLPFARAARTSGVPIYLRFAGEFNDPSNEWSRDPALYRTRFRLVHDVMARTAPNVALVWMPMPSRLDIIDRYYPGPDAVDWVGLSLYATPYRNGNLRDSALTDSPLDALDPIYRRYACTHPIQISEFASSNRSGAQPGAGYASFAAQKLRELYWGAALRYPRVKNINWLDLNMLGNPYVQPRPMTRRNDYRLLDIPEKLAAFREVLTHPAFLTSPGGRAPLTPQPFPTRVRRGAPLQGHLWVRTAEPLARLTLTLDGRPVTVGAALPFAFTLPADLTSGPHTLTLTALNAAGEPLLTRARPFTVQ from the coding sequence ATGCGTTCTCCTGGTTCCCGCGCCGCCCTGCTCACCCTGACGCTCCTGACCCCGGCCCTGCAGCCTGACGCCCGCGCCGCGACGCCCCACAGTGCGGACGGCTGGTACGCCCTGGCCCGATCGCACATGCAGGCCAGGCAGCTGCAGGCTGCGGAGCAGGCGTTCACGCAGGCCGCCGCCCTGAACCCCACCGCCGCCAACTGGCGCGCGCTGGCCGACACCCGCGCCGCCCTGCGCCACTACGACGCGGCCGTGCAGGCCTACGAGCAGGCCGCCGCCCGCGCCCGCGCCCGCGGCGACACCGCCACCGCCCGCGCCACAGACCTGATTGCCGCCCGCTACCGCCAGGAGGGCGAAGCGTACCTGCTCACCCCCGGCGCCGCGCCGCCCGCCTGCACGCCCCGCCCCGCAAAACTGGAACCCGAGTCGGGCATTCTGCTGGGCCGGTACGCCGACGAGCAGGCCGTCACGGCCAGCGGCACCCTGAGCGTCGATCCACGCCTCGGCACGCCGCTGGCCGTGAGTTTCCGGTACTTCACCCTGCGCGCTCCGGGTCAGGGTGAGGCGTTCCCCACCCGCTGGGTCAGCGCCGCCCGCCGCGCCGGCCAGGCCGTCCACATCGCCCTGGAGCCCGGGATGCCGCTGCGGCAGGTGACAGAACAGACGCTCCTGCCCTTCGCCCGGGCCGCGCGGACGTCGGGCGTGCCCATCTACCTGCGTTTCGCCGGGGAATTCAATGATCCCAGCAACGAATGGAGCCGCGACCCTGCGCTGTACCGCACGAGATTCCGCCTCGTGCATGACGTCATGGCCCGCACCGCCCCGAACGTCGCGCTGGTCTGGATGCCCATGCCGTCACGCCTGGACATCATCGACCGGTACTACCCTGGCCCGGACGCCGTGGACTGGGTCGGCCTGAGCCTGTACGCCACCCCGTACCGCAACGGAAACCTGCGCGACAGCGCCCTGACGGACAGTCCCCTGGACGCCCTGGACCCCATCTACCGCCGCTACGCCTGCACGCACCCCATCCAGATCAGCGAGTTCGCGTCCTCCAACCGCAGCGGCGCGCAGCCGGGCGCAGGATACGCGAGCTTCGCCGCGCAGAAACTCCGCGAGCTGTACTGGGGGGCCGCCCTGCGCTACCCGCGCGTGAAGAACATTAACTGGCTGGACCTGAACATGCTCGGCAACCCGTACGTGCAGCCCCGCCCCATGACGCGCCGCAACGACTACCGCCTGCTGGACATTCCCGAGAAGCTCGCCGCCTTCCGCGAGGTCCTCACCCACCCGGCCTTCCTGACCAGTCCCGGCGGCCGCGCGCCGCTCACGCCGCAGCCCTTTCCCACCCGGGTCCGGCGCGGCGCTCCCCTTCAGGGCCACCTGTGGGTCAGAACGGCTGAGCCGCTCGCCCGCCTCACCCTCACCCTCGACGGTCGGCCCGTGACGGTCGGCGCGGCCCTTCCGTTCGCCTTCACGCTCCCTGCCGACCTCACGTCCGGGCCGCATACCCTGACCCTCACTGCCCTGAACGCCGCCGGGGAACCCCTCCTGACGCGCGCGCGGCCCTTCACCGTGCAGTGA
- a CDS encoding metalloenzyme domain protein: MSGVVWLALDGVGHPLDAPAGSVWAQSLPTLRPLVDAGRVLDATLGVPGLPQSGTGQSCWLTGRDAVRVMGEHFGPHPGPTLQALLREEALPVRLVRAGRRVALANEYVPAYFQALEVGAGRRNRMGCFPFSVRAAGAPLNPGGLPLVGATLGMSFERPWREVSALDSLNRAGEALSSAAGELDLLMLDLWFGDLLGHAGEPDVPVDALRAGRAYLRRVDALLTGVVAGGARVVVSSDHGNLENLNTKSHTRARVPFAGVGVDLGGAETVVEAGVVLSSWFGV; this comes from the coding sequence GTGAGCGGCGTGGTGTGGCTGGCACTGGACGGGGTGGGACACCCGCTGGATGCGCCTGCCGGCAGCGTGTGGGCGCAGTCCCTCCCGACCCTGCGTCCTCTGGTGGACGCCGGGCGCGTGCTGGACGCCACGTTGGGCGTGCCGGGCCTGCCACAGTCCGGCACCGGGCAGAGCTGCTGGTTGACCGGCCGGGACGCCGTGCGCGTCATGGGGGAGCACTTCGGGCCGCACCCGGGACCCACCCTGCAGGCCCTGCTGAGGGAAGAGGCCCTGCCGGTCCGGCTGGTGCGTGCAGGGAGGCGGGTGGCGTTGGCGAACGAGTACGTACCGGCGTACTTTCAGGCGCTGGAGGTCGGGGCGGGGCGCCGCAACCGCATGGGGTGCTTTCCGTTCTCGGTGCGGGCGGCGGGCGCGCCGCTGAACCCGGGCGGCCTGCCGCTGGTCGGGGCGACGCTGGGCATGTCGTTCGAGCGGCCCTGGCGGGAAGTGTCGGCCCTGGACTCCCTGAACCGCGCCGGAGAGGCCCTGAGCAGCGCGGCTGGCGAGCTGGACCTGCTGATGCTGGACCTGTGGTTTGGGGACCTGCTGGGGCACGCAGGGGAACCTGACGTTCCGGTGGATGCGCTGCGAGCCGGCCGGGCCTACCTGCGGCGGGTGGACGCGCTGCTGACCGGTGTGGTGGCGGGGGGCGCGCGGGTGGTGGTGAGCAGCGATCACGGCAATCTGGAGAACCTGAACACGAAATCCCACACGCGGGCGCGCGTGCCGTTTGCCGGGGTGGGGGTCGACCTGGGCGGGGCAGAAACGGTGGTGGAGGCTGGTGTGGTTCTGTCCAGCTGGTTCGGGGTCTAG